In Deinococcus cellulosilyticus NBRC 106333 = KACC 11606, one DNA window encodes the following:
- a CDS encoding IS110 family transposase — MTETCYVGIDVSKRLLDVAIRPSGEIFQAPNTPEGIQTILQKLQDHPQQLVVLEATGGLEMPLLIALLDHQIPAVQVNPRQVKDFSRAYGRKAKTDVLDAMLLALFAEAMKPEVRPLPDATTRQLNDLVVRRRQVSEMMVQENNRAKISHNPRIKTHIHEVLRFLKEQLHLLEEELADLLEQTPIWKAKREMLLSMPGIGKVTAWTLLTSLPELGTLLV; from the coding sequence ATGACCGAAACCTGTTATGTCGGCATCGACGTCTCCAAGCGCCTCCTGGATGTGGCCATCCGGCCCTCTGGAGAAATCTTTCAGGCCCCCAACACCCCAGAAGGCATCCAAACCATCCTGCAGAAACTGCAAGACCATCCTCAGCAACTTGTGGTACTCGAAGCCACAGGCGGCCTGGAAATGCCCTTGCTGATCGCCCTGCTGGATCACCAGATTCCAGCAGTCCAGGTGAACCCCAGACAGGTTAAAGACTTCAGTCGAGCTTATGGTCGCAAAGCCAAAACGGACGTTCTGGATGCCATGCTGCTTGCCCTTTTTGCTGAAGCCATGAAACCTGAAGTGAGGCCTCTGCCAGATGCCACCACCCGTCAGCTCAATGATCTGGTGGTGAGGCGCAGACAGGTGAGTGAAATGATGGTTCAGGAAAACAATCGGGCCAAGATTTCCCACAACCCGAGGATCAAAACCCACATTCACGAGGTCCTGAGATTCCTCAAAGAACAGTTGCATCTTCTGGAAGAAGAATTGGCAGACCTGTTGGAACAAACCCCTATCTGGAAGGCCAAACGAGAAATGCTGCTCTCCATGCCTGGAATTGGTAAAGTCACGGCCTGGACCCTCCTCACCTCACTGCCTGAGTTGGGCACCCTCTTGGTCTGA